Proteins from one Flavobacterium sp. N2038 genomic window:
- a CDS encoding transketolase family protein, which produces MKKYENTGSKDTRSGFGAGMTELGQKNENVVALCADLIGSLKFDDFKKNHPERFFQIGIAEANMIGIAAGLTIGGKIPFTGTFANFSTGRVYDQIRQSVAYSDKNVKICASHAGLTLGEDGATHQILEDIGLMKMLPGMTVINTCDYNQTKAATIALADHHGPAYLRFGRPVVANFTPADEPFVIGKAILLNEGTDVTIIATGHLVWEALIAAEALEAKGISAEVINIHTIKPLDEEAILKSVAKTRCVVTAEEHNYLGGLGESVSGVLALNNPTPQEFVAVNDSFGESGTPEQLMEKYKLNNQAIVEAVERVIKRK; this is translated from the coding sequence ATGAAAAAATACGAAAATACAGGAAGTAAAGATACTCGTTCAGGTTTTGGAGCGGGAATGACTGAGTTAGGTCAAAAAAATGAAAACGTTGTGGCATTATGCGCTGATTTAATTGGATCATTAAAATTTGATGATTTCAAGAAAAATCACCCGGAGCGTTTTTTCCAAATCGGAATCGCTGAAGCCAACATGATCGGAATCGCTGCTGGTTTAACAATTGGAGGAAAAATTCCTTTTACAGGAACTTTCGCCAACTTCTCAACAGGAAGAGTTTACGATCAAATTCGTCAATCTGTTGCTTACTCTGATAAAAACGTAAAAATCTGTGCTTCTCACGCTGGTTTAACACTAGGAGAAGATGGAGCAACACACCAAATCTTAGAAGATATCGGACTAATGAAAATGCTGCCGGGAATGACTGTAATCAACACTTGCGATTACAATCAGACTAAAGCTGCTACAATTGCATTAGCAGATCACCACGGACCTGCTTACTTACGTTTCGGTCGTCCAGTTGTTGCTAACTTTACTCCTGCTGACGAACCATTCGTAATTGGAAAAGCAATTTTATTAAACGAAGGAACAGATGTAACTATTATCGCAACAGGACATTTAGTTTGGGAAGCTCTTATTGCTGCAGAAGCTCTTGAAGCAAAAGGAATCTCTGCTGAAGTAATCAACATTCACACGATCAAACCTCTTGACGAAGAAGCTATTCTTAAATCGGTTGCAAAAACAAGATGTGTAGTTACTGCAGAAGAGCACAACTACCTTGGAGGTCTTGGAGAAAGCGTTTCAGGCGTATTAGCTTTAAACAATCCAACTCCACAAGAATTTGTAGCTGTAAACGATAGTTTTGGTGAATCTGGAACTCCGGAGCAATTAATGGAAAAATACAAATTAAACAATCAGGCGATTGTTGAAGCTGTAGAAAGAGTGATCAAAAGAAAATAA